The Sebastes umbrosus isolate fSebUmb1 chromosome 19, fSebUmb1.pri, whole genome shotgun sequence genome has a segment encoding these proteins:
- the atp5fa1 gene encoding ATP synthase subunit alpha, mitochondrial isoform X2 gives MLSVRVAAALARTLPRRAGLVSKNVAAACVGVNNIHTARPWLQKTGTAEVSSILEEKIMGADTRADLEETGRVLSIGDGIARVYGLRNVQAEEMVEFSSGLKGMSLNLEPDNVGVVVFGNDKLIKEGDIVKRTGAIVDVPVGLELLGRVVDALGNAIDGKGPLGSSIRRRVGLKAPGIIPRISVREPMQTGIKAVDSLVPIGRGQRELIIGDRQTGKTAIAIDTIINQKRFNDGTDEKKKLYCIYVAIGQKRSTVAQLVKRLTDADAMKYTIVVSATASDAAPLQYLAPYSGCSMGEYFRDNGKHALIIYDDLSKQAVAYRQMSLLLRRPPGREAYPGDVFYLHSRLLERAAKMNDNFGGGSLTALPVIETQAGDVSAYIPTNVISITDGQIFLETELFYKGIRPAINVGLSVSRVGSAAQTKAMKQVAGTMKLELAQYREVAAFAQFGSDLDAATQQLLNRGVRLTELLKQGQYCPMAIEEQVTVIYAGVRGHLDKMEPSKITRFEKAFLQHVLSQHQDLLGAIR, from the exons ATGCTGTCAGTACGCGTCGCAGCGGCTCTTGCCCGCACTCTGCCTCGACGGGCTGGACTT GTATCGAAGAACGTTGCTGCAGCATGTGTAGGAGTCAACAATATACACACCGCCCGTCCATGGCTGCAGAAAACAG GCACAGCCGAGGTGTCCTCCATTCTGGAGGAGAAGATCATGGGAGCTGACACCAGAGCTGACCTGGAGGAGACTGGTCGCGTACTGTCCATTGGTGATGGTATTGCCAGAGTGTACGGTCTGAGGAACGTGCAGGCTGAGGAGATGGTGGAGTTCTCCTCTGGTCTGAAG GGCATGTCTCTGAACTTGGAGCCTGACAATGTTGGTGTTGTGGTGTTTGGTAACGACAAGCTGATCAAGGAAGGCGACATTGTCAAGAGAACAGGTGCTATTGTAGATGTACCTGTTGGTTTAGAGCTCCTGGGCCGCGTCGTTGATGCTCTGGGAAATGCCATCGATGGAAAG GGCCCCCTTGGCTCCAGCATCCGCAGGCGTGTGGGTCTGAAGGCCCCAGGTATCATCCCCCGTATCTCTGTGAGGGAGCCAATGCAGACTGGCATCAAAGCCGTGGACAGTTTGGTCCCCATCGGCCGTGGACAGCGTGAGCTCATCATTGGAGACAGGCAGACTGG CAAAACCGCAATTGCCATCGACACAATCATCAACCAGAAGCGCTTCAACGACGGAACCGACGAGAAGAAGAAGCTGTACTGCATCTACGTCGCTATCGGCCAGAAGAGATCCACGGTGGCTCAGCTGGTGAAGAGGCTGACCGATGCCGACGCCATGAAGTACACCATCGTGGTGTCTGCCACCGCCTCTGATGCCGCTCCGCTGCAGTACCTGGCTCCCTACTCCGGCTGCTCCATGGGAGAGTACTTCAGAGACAACGGCAAGCACGCCCTCATCATCTACGACGATCTGTCCAAGCAG GCTGTCGCCTACCGTCAGATGTCCCTGCTGCTCCGTCGTCCCCCGGGTCGCGAGGCTTACCCAGGAGACGTCTTCTACTTGCATTCCCGTCTGCTGGAGAGAGCCGCTAAGATGAACGACAACTTTGGCGGCGGCTCCCTCACAGCCCTTCCTGTCATCGAGACACAGGCCGGTGACGTGTCGGCCTACATTCCAACTAATGTCATCTCCATCACAGACGGACAG ATCTTCTTGGAGACTGAGCTGTTCTACAAAGGTATTCGTCCTGCCATCAACGTCGGTCTGTCTGTGTCACGTGTCGGATCTGCCGCCCAGACCAAGGCCATGAAGCAG GTGGCTGGTACCATGAAGCTGGAGCTGGCCCAGTACCGTGAGGTGGCTGCCTTCGCTCAGTTTGGTTCTGATCTGGACGCTGCCACTCAGCAGCTGCTGAACCGTGGTGTTCGTCTGACCGAGCTCCTCAAACAGGGACAGTACT GTCCAATGGCTATTGAAGAACAGGTAACAGTCATTTATGCAGGTGTGAGGGGACACCTGGACAAGATGGAGCCTAGCAAGATCACCAGGTTCGAGAAGGCCTTCCTGCAGCACGTCCTGAGCCAGCACCAAGACCTGCTGGGGGCTATTAGGTAA
- the c19h18orf25 gene encoding uncharacterized protein C18orf25 homolog isoform X2: MKMADSDKAEEFVDAECPPECLDEAQSATADEHLKTETTTSTSSPPREKEEDSPLNTEGEQSLLSMPCLMKELRRDSPESQHASTGSDKPASRHIYESDSSNPCMLSPSSSGHLADSDTLSSGEEGAVPPIGKEEEGDMEAANDAGQAAGRQSSATAAGGRKSRRSRSESEMPPNAMAAKKNRCQPALVAAGGQEKQTNGKLAKVKGHRSQKHKERMRLLRQKREAAARKKYNLLQDSSTSDSELTCDSSTSSSEDDDDDTSGGSKTIKTDISAGFRRATERSRVGAQIHGLLDTSSWDRNGIGSVLEEAMTRFAVMQRQTEERFRIWMEKLAHLDSDNDSSKRSSDAVEGQQHAVRPSPPSSFLPSSESSETMAAYMLARENNSLTSTPMNNNNNILPEVATQNGNLGVPDPGLLNV, from the exons ATGAAGATGGCTGACTCAGACAAGGCAGAGGAATTTGTGGATGCTGAGTGCCCCCCAGAGTGCCTTGATGAAGCACAATCAGCCACAGCCGATGAGCATCTGAAAACAGAGACCACCACCAGTACCAGCTCACCACCGAGGGAAAAGGAGGAAGACAGCCCCTTGAatacagagggagagcagagTCTCCTCTCCATGCCATGCCTGATGAAGGAGCTCCGCCGAGACTCCCCAGAGTCCCAGCATGCCTCTACAGGGAGTGACAAGCCTGCATCTCGTCATATCTATGAGAGTGACTCCTCAAACCCCTGCATGCTTTCCCCGTCATCCAGCGGCCACCTTGCTGACTCAGACACACTCTCCTCAGGGGAAGAAGGTGCTGTTCCTCCCataggaaaagaggaagagggcgACATGGAAGCTGCAAATGATGCTGGGCAGGCAGCAGGAAGGCAATCATCTGCTACGGCTGCAGGGGGGAGGAAGTCTCGGCGGTCACGCTCAGAGAGCGAGATGCCGCCCAATGCAATGGCTGCAAAGAAAAACCGCTGCCAGCCCGCCTTGGTAGCAGCGGGAGGGCAGGAAAAACAAACCAATGGCAAGCTGGCAAAAGTGAAAGGTCACCGGAGCCAGAAACACAAGGAGCGAATGCGTTTGCTGAGGCAAAAACGGGAGGCAGCAGCACGGAAGAAGTACAACTTGCTGCAGGACAGCAGTACGAGTGACAGCGAGCTCACGTGCGACTCCAGCACAAGCTCTTCTGAGGACGACGATGATGACACTTCAGGAGGTAGCAAGACAATCAAGACAGATATTTCAG CTGGCTTCAGACGTGCTACGGAGAGATCCAGAGTGGGCGCCCAGATTCATGGGCTGCTGGACACCAGTTCGTGGGACAGGAACGGCATCGGCAGCGTTCTGGAGGAGGCCATGACGCGATTTGCCGTGATGCAGCGCCAGACCGAGGAGCGCTTCCGCATCTGGATGGAAAAGCTTGCACACCTCGACTCGGACAACGACTCGTCCAAACGCTCAAGTGACGCCGTAGAGGGGCAGCAGCATGCAGTACGCCCATCCCCGCCCAGTTCCTTTTTGCCATCGTCAGAGTCCTCTGAGACTATGGCTGCCTACATGTTGGCACGAGAGAACAACAGTCTCACCTCCACCCctatgaacaacaacaacaacatcctaCCTGAAGTGGCCACTCAGAATGGAAATCTAGGTGTTCCAGACCCCGGTCTCTTGAATGTCTAG
- the atp5fa1 gene encoding ATP synthase subunit alpha, mitochondrial isoform X1 has translation MLSVRVAAALARTLPRRAGLVSKNVAAACVGVNNIHTARPWLQKTGTAEVSSILEEKIMGADTRADLEETGRVLSIGDGIARVYGLRNVQAEEMVEFSSGLKGMSLNLEPDNVGVVVFGNDKLIKEGDIVKRTGAIVDVPVGLELLGRVVDALGNAIDGKGPLGSSIRRRVGLKAPGIIPRISVREPMQTGIKAVDSLVPIGRGQRELIIGDRQTGKTAIAIDTIINQKRFNDGTDEKKKLYCIYVAIGQKRSTVAQLVKRLTDADAMKYTIVVSATASDAAPLQYLAPYSGCSMGEYFRDNGKHALIIYDDLSKQAVAYRQMSLLLRRPPGREAYPGDVFYLHSRLLERAAKMNDNFGGGSLTALPVIETQAGDVSAYIPTNVISITDGQIFLETELFYKGIRPAINVGLSVSRVGSAAQTKAMKQVAGTMKLELAQYREVAAFAQFGSDLDAATQQLLNRGVRLTELLKQGQYCPMAIEEQVTVIYAGVRGHLDKMEPSKITRFEKAFLQHVLSQHQDLLGAIRADGQISETSDATLKKLVLDFLSSFE, from the exons ATGCTGTCAGTACGCGTCGCAGCGGCTCTTGCCCGCACTCTGCCTCGACGGGCTGGACTT GTATCGAAGAACGTTGCTGCAGCATGTGTAGGAGTCAACAATATACACACCGCCCGTCCATGGCTGCAGAAAACAG GCACAGCCGAGGTGTCCTCCATTCTGGAGGAGAAGATCATGGGAGCTGACACCAGAGCTGACCTGGAGGAGACTGGTCGCGTACTGTCCATTGGTGATGGTATTGCCAGAGTGTACGGTCTGAGGAACGTGCAGGCTGAGGAGATGGTGGAGTTCTCCTCTGGTCTGAAG GGCATGTCTCTGAACTTGGAGCCTGACAATGTTGGTGTTGTGGTGTTTGGTAACGACAAGCTGATCAAGGAAGGCGACATTGTCAAGAGAACAGGTGCTATTGTAGATGTACCTGTTGGTTTAGAGCTCCTGGGCCGCGTCGTTGATGCTCTGGGAAATGCCATCGATGGAAAG GGCCCCCTTGGCTCCAGCATCCGCAGGCGTGTGGGTCTGAAGGCCCCAGGTATCATCCCCCGTATCTCTGTGAGGGAGCCAATGCAGACTGGCATCAAAGCCGTGGACAGTTTGGTCCCCATCGGCCGTGGACAGCGTGAGCTCATCATTGGAGACAGGCAGACTGG CAAAACCGCAATTGCCATCGACACAATCATCAACCAGAAGCGCTTCAACGACGGAACCGACGAGAAGAAGAAGCTGTACTGCATCTACGTCGCTATCGGCCAGAAGAGATCCACGGTGGCTCAGCTGGTGAAGAGGCTGACCGATGCCGACGCCATGAAGTACACCATCGTGGTGTCTGCCACCGCCTCTGATGCCGCTCCGCTGCAGTACCTGGCTCCCTACTCCGGCTGCTCCATGGGAGAGTACTTCAGAGACAACGGCAAGCACGCCCTCATCATCTACGACGATCTGTCCAAGCAG GCTGTCGCCTACCGTCAGATGTCCCTGCTGCTCCGTCGTCCCCCGGGTCGCGAGGCTTACCCAGGAGACGTCTTCTACTTGCATTCCCGTCTGCTGGAGAGAGCCGCTAAGATGAACGACAACTTTGGCGGCGGCTCCCTCACAGCCCTTCCTGTCATCGAGACACAGGCCGGTGACGTGTCGGCCTACATTCCAACTAATGTCATCTCCATCACAGACGGACAG ATCTTCTTGGAGACTGAGCTGTTCTACAAAGGTATTCGTCCTGCCATCAACGTCGGTCTGTCTGTGTCACGTGTCGGATCTGCCGCCCAGACCAAGGCCATGAAGCAG GTGGCTGGTACCATGAAGCTGGAGCTGGCCCAGTACCGTGAGGTGGCTGCCTTCGCTCAGTTTGGTTCTGATCTGGACGCTGCCACTCAGCAGCTGCTGAACCGTGGTGTTCGTCTGACCGAGCTCCTCAAACAGGGACAGTACT GTCCAATGGCTATTGAAGAACAGGTAACAGTCATTTATGCAGGTGTGAGGGGACACCTGGACAAGATGGAGCCTAGCAAGATCACCAGGTTCGAGAAGGCCTTCCTGCAGCACGTCCTGAGCCAGCACCAAGACCTGCTGGGGGCTATTAG GGCTGATGGCCAAATCTCTGAAACATCTGATGCTACACTCAAGAAATTAGTGTTGGATTTCCTCTCCAGCTTTGAGTAA